The Microcoleus sp. FACHB-831 DNA window ACCTACAACATCGTTGCAGCACACGGCTACTTCGGTCGCTTGATATTCCAATACGCTTCGTTCAACAACAGCCGTTCCTTGCACTTCTTCTTGGGTGCATGGCCAGTAATCGGGATTTGGTTCACCGCGCTGGGTATCAGCACGATGGCTTTCAACCTCAACGGCTTTAACTTCAACCAGTCGGTTATCGACAGCACCGGTCGCGTTATCAATACTTGGGCTGACGTAATCAACCGCGCTAACTTGGGTATGGAAGTAATGCACGAGCGCAACGCTCACAACTTCCCTCTCGACTTGGCGGCGGGTGAGGCTGCTCCTGTTGCTCTTCAAGCTCCAGCTATCAATGGCTAAGAATTAGAATCTAGTTAAATAAAAAGCGCTCCCTGATATGGGGGCGCTTTTTGTTTTGGGTTAAACTCTGGGATCGTTGGTGCGTCAGAGTTATCAAAGTGCCAGGGAAATTATAAAACGTCGCTAGGGGTACGCTTCCCTGGGTTACAAAGTTTCAATACTTGGGAACACTGAGTATAGATCTCATCAGCTAGTTGTTCTCAAGTTATAGATGAATGATATCCATCGATACTACGAAATCCTTGGTGTTGAACCCGGTGCATCACAGGCAGAGGTTAAGCAAGCGTATCGAACTCTGGCTAAGACGTGGCATCCAGATTGTTTTCCTGACGATCCTCTGATGAAACAGAAGGCAGAGGAGGAAATTAAAAAAATTAATGACGCTTACCAACAGGTAAAGTCATATCAATTTACCGATGGGATCGATTCTCCAAATCCAACTTCTCAAACAAGGGTTTATTCAGATTCAGCCAATGCTGAAACCCACTACAACCAAGGAATGGAGAATGTCCAAAGCCTAAAATATGAGGAAGCCATTGAGGAATTTAGTAAGGCCATTCGTATCGATCCCAAGTATATTGAGGCATACGAACAGCGGGGGCTTGCCTGCGCGAAACTTGGATATGAGTATAGAGCCGCTTCGGATCTAGGGAACGCTTCACGACTTAAGCGGACAGAGAGAAAGACAGCAACCCAAGCACCACCGCCGCCACCAAAAGAGCGATCGCAGCCGAAACCACAAACAAAACCTGTATCGGAGCCAAAGCCGCCAACATCAGCATCGACAGAGGAACCCTCACCCTGGAAATGTGTAAGCACCCTGAGAGAGCATTCAGACGTAGTTGCTGCTGTTGCCATCAGCCGGGATGGAAGGACTCTTGCCAGTGGCAGCTTTGACAAGACTATCAAGCTGTGGAATTTAGGTACAGGAAGGTTAATCCACACCCTGAATGGGCATTCCGACCGGGTTCTTTGCGTCGCCATCAGCCACAATGGAATGACTCTTGCTAGTGGCAGCTTTGATAAGACTATCAAACTGTGGAATTTGGGTACAGGCAAGTTAATCCGCACCCTTGGCAGTCTCTTTTCTGGACATTCAGACAAAGTTTATTCTGTCGCCTTCAGCCCAGATCGGCTGACGCTGGCTAGTGGTAGCGCTGACAAAACCATCAAGCTGTGGCAGATAGACACTGGGAAGGAACTCTGCACCCTCACGGGAAATTTAGCCTCAGTTGTGTCTATCGCCATCAGTAGGGATGGCAAGACTCTTGCTAGCGGCGGGTTGGAAGAGCCTATCAGGATTTGGCAGATGAGTAGCAGCAAATTAATTCGGCGGATTTCAGGGAATTCTAGCTATGTTGTATCTCTCGGCATTAGCCCGGATGGTCAGACGTTAGCCACTGGCAGCGTCGATCGTAGAATTAGGCTGTGGGATATGAATACGGGCAAAGGTTTCGACATCCTCAGAGGGCATTCAGGCGAGGTTGATGCGATCGCCTTCAGTCCGGATGGCAAAATTCTTGCTAGTGGTAGTGCTGACAAAACCATCAAGCTATGGCAAATGGACGGTGGTAAGGAAATCTGTACCCTCAAGGGGCATTCCGACAGGGTTTGTTCCCTTGCCTTTACCCCGGATGGGAAAACTCTAGTTAGTGGTAGTTTTGATAAGACCGTTAAAATTTGGCGGTGCGATTGAGGTTTTGATAGCTATCCAATCAGCAAGCTACAGCCAAAGGATCGCTCTCCTTTGAAGCGGGGAAAACTTACCATAGAGTAAGTCCGCATCGCTTTCCCCTATGAGCTATTGCCTCAATCCCAATTGCCAAAAACCTACCAAAAACCTACCTCAAACTAGGTTTTGCCAAAGTTGCGGCACAAAGCTACTGCTGAAAGACCGTTACCGCGCGATCGCTCTAATTGGACAAGGTGGATTTGGCAGAACCTTCTTAGCAATCGATGAGGACAAACCCTCAAAACCGCGATGCGTCATCAAACAGTTTTTCCCCCAATATCAAGATACTAATAGCGCCTGGAAAGCTATAGAGTTATTTGAACAAGAAGCCCTGCGGTTAGATGAGTTGGGCAAACATCCGCAGATCCCCGAACTTTTCGCCCATTGTCAGCAAGACGATCGCCTTTACATCGTCCAGGAATTCATCGAAGGACAAAACTTAGCGGCTGAGTTAGTAGAAAAAGGCGCTTTTTCTGAAACTAGCATCAAAAGCCTGCTGAATGACTTATTACCGATGCTGCAATTCGTCCATAGC harbors:
- a CDS encoding DnaJ domain-containing protein, translating into MNDIHRYYEILGVEPGASQAEVKQAYRTLAKTWHPDCFPDDPLMKQKAEEEIKKINDAYQQVKSYQFTDGIDSPNPTSQTRVYSDSANAETHYNQGMENVQSLKYEEAIEEFSKAIRIDPKYIEAYEQRGLACAKLGYEYRAASDLGNASRLKRTERKTATQAPPPPPKERSQPKPQTKPVSEPKPPTSASTEEPSPWKCVSTLREHSDVVAAVAISRDGRTLASGSFDKTIKLWNLGTGRLIHTLNGHSDRVLCVAISHNGMTLASGSFDKTIKLWNLGTGKLIRTLGSLFSGHSDKVYSVAFSPDRLTLASGSADKTIKLWQIDTGKELCTLTGNLASVVSIAISRDGKTLASGGLEEPIRIWQMSSSKLIRRISGNSSYVVSLGISPDGQTLATGSVDRRIRLWDMNTGKGFDILRGHSGEVDAIAFSPDGKILASGSADKTIKLWQMDGGKEICTLKGHSDRVCSLAFTPDGKTLVSGSFDKTVKIWRCD